TCATTTAATAGTTCAAAGTGTCTCAGCTCATGAGAACCGAATGCCAACGAGATAATTTTTTGAATGAAACCCGAGACCACGAGCGTCgatttttttatgctttctcgctatGAGGTGATCCATACTCTACGCAACGCTTACAATAACAAGAAGGTGTCTTCTAGCGTTATAATATGTTATTAGAAACAAAACTCTGTTACTAGCGTTTCAGGCTTTGCAACCAATTGCAAAACAAGATGTTATTGATATTACATAGTTGCAGATGAGCTCAGATGAGCAATGCATAGTTGCAGGATAttgtttcttttaaaaaaatcgataaataTGCGCTTTGGTTAAGTGCACTTTTGCTACATAATCTTTTCAAATGTCCTTAAATAGTGTACAACAATGTTGCTCATTTAATGGCCCCCAAAATGTTTCCtccaaaactaaaaacaaataaataatggaATAAACACTCCTTGCTTGTATTAATGGCTCACTAGTGGCTTATATACTTCATTTTCACAATTTCATCAACACGAATGTGTTGATATGTTATTttatgtaatatttttatgttttgatgtGGTTTTGATAGGTTATTATACAAACAACTACATCTTTTTACTTTCTGACTAATGCACAAAGATAAAAgatgcaaaaatgttcaattttgACCGATGAGAGTGCCAAACAACCCAACGCAAAAATGATTGCCAAAAGAGACATTATGGTAAAAAGACTAAAATTGAACACACTGTCCAAATTGCATTGTGATCGAAGACCGAATTCATGTTTAAACCAATGCAGTTGTACTGTAAATTTTAATAGCCTCTTCACTAACAAATtataagaacaaaaaaatacgattTTCTGCAACGCACTGTGAATTGAGGTAACATTTTGAGCAGCACTGTAAAACCTGTTGCAATACGATTTTCCCGCGAGACAAAAGACGTCGTGTAGCGTCGCAtcggtttgttttctttttttactagCACCCGAACCATTCCGGACGATTTTCCGAAGCAGTGTAACGCTTCGTAACGCGTCCGCCGCATACTGCATCGGTCGGGCATGGCTACCGCATCACAAACAGAACCAGTTTGGAGTGATATTTTGGAATTGAAGTGCACAAAATAGTGTTGGAATGTTTTACATTAattgtgaaatgttttatcAAACTTTAATGCAACATATGATGATAGAAACTAATGTGATGCGAATGCGAAAATAAATTTGAAGGCCAAACACGCCGCCACTGCATTCAAACCAATTTGCTGCAGTTTTGCGTTGATGCGTCTTTTTTCCAGCGATGCGCATTACGGCCAACGTGTTGCAGTGCGGACGGAatcagtgtttgtgtgttgattCAATTTACCTTCGACATTCATTCGAAGGCAGTCGAGGCACATCAACACACTACAATCAGTCTACTAATGTGTCGCACAAAACCACGATTTAGCACAACAACTGCAGTTCAAGTGCAGCGCACGATCAACAACAGCTGATTCTTGTGtcgtcataaaaaaaacactcactcaCAGCGTTTTTCTCTCCTAGTGAAGAGCACATGTTGCGGGCACAGGCAGAATGGAaaactgaacaaaaaaaaggctgcGGGCGAGACAAAATCCCACTTTGCGTACGTTCACAcagcgaaacgaaaaaaataagacGAACGCAACCCGGTGTGCCGTTTTTCGGGTACGGTTTCGCTTATTTTTAGCCCCATTCCGACCGCAGAACACTTCGAGCGGTCGTCCTGAGCGGTTCCCGCGCGGAGCGTTTGTCTGCCGCGCCGAGTGACGTTAGTGGGAGAGAATTTTCCAACCGAAATTGAGACATCGGTCGTTTCAGCGTTTGCCCAATTGTTCGATAATTGGGTGGCAAAGTGGTCGCGATAATTAATACCCACGGCTTTGTTTGGTAGGGGAGGGCATATAAAATGTCCAACGTTTGGTTGCAAAACTCGGTCATATTACTGGTGCAGTGAGGTGTGAAAATTTGGGGAAGAAATCCCTAACCGTACGTGAgagcgtgtgcgtgtgagtgtggaaaattatttttaccCCACAGTCCCCAGTCCGTGTCCGTGTCGCGGTGGATGCCAGTAGTAACCGTTttgggggaagaaaaacacacgcacacacactagtgAGCAGTGAGTGGTGAGTGAAATAGAATCGTTTGGACGGACGGTGAAACATGGATGCGTCTAGCAGTGGGAGTGCAGTGCCGGTGGTGGCCCGCAGGCGTCGCCGGGCAGCGAGACAGCTGCGTGAATCGACGCCCGATCCGGCCCGCGACGGAAGCGTCGGCAGCCAGTCGAACTCGTGCGACGATCAGAGCGGGTCCGAGTCCCGCAGCCGCAGCACCGTGGAAAGCAGTCCATCCTCCTCGAAGAAGAGCTTGATCGAGCGGGCGATCGATTATGGAAACTCGCATCGGAATAAAATTCTGGCCCGCAAGGAGAAGAAGCTGTCCAGTGCGGTCGCACCGAGGAGTCGATCGGTGCCGCGCGACGAGGGCGATGTACCGAGCAGTCCGGAAATATTCTCACTACTCAGGCGGGCCAAGCGAAGTCTGTCGGGTGCACGGTAAGTGTTTGGCAGGTGGTTTTAGGTTTTGGTTTAAGAATTTGGATTGCTAGCCAGATTTTCGAGGGAAAATATTGGCCCAGCTGTTGATTGATGCCCGTTAGCCGAGCGTTACTGGGGAGCGTTACCCCGAAGCGAcggtttaaaaatagtttCACAATACCGTCCATCGAAAAGTGGGATCAAATGAAGCCAAAATAAGTGTGGAATTGATTGCATTTCTGGCATATGAGCGGTAACAATTGTAGTTTTAGATACTCACTTTCAAACCCCTTTGCAGCAAACCCAAAACGGACGACTCGAGCGATGGTGGCCGCATCTCCGACACGGAGGTACGCAAGCGGCGCGAACGCATCGAACGCTTCCAGACCGAACGATCGCGCGAAAGCTCGGAAGGCAAAGCGGCCAACCCGCTGCAAGCCAATCTGCAACGCTTCAACGAAGAGCGGCGCAAATTCGAGCTGGAAAAGTTGAAGTTCTTGCAGGAGAAGCGTGAGCTCGATCGGATGCGGCTGCGACGGTTCGAGAAGTACCGCGAAGAAATGCTGGAAGAGCAAAGCCGCAAGCTGAAGGCAAAGCTGCAAGAAGAGCGTGCCAAGAGCATCGAAGCTACTCCGATGCCTCCGCTGGCACCATCCGTTGCCCATCGGGCTCGTACTCCAACACGACCGGCCGACAGTCTGTCGCCGACCGTtgcgaagaagaagatactGATCGTACCGAAGGCACGCTCATCTAGCCGTTCGGCCTCGACAAGCGAAGATGAGGGTCGTTTGTCGTCCGATGAGGAGAAGAAGCAGACAGTTAGGCGTCGCTTTTCGCCGCGAAAGCCGAAGAGGACACGTTCTTCCAAGCTGGAGTCGATGGTGAGACGCACCCATCCGCGGACGGATGGGATCACTTCGCCCGAATCGGAGCTACCGTCAGACTTTCAGCCGGAACAACCGGAGCCGGTGGTTCGGAATGATGCTCCGGAGGAGCCAAAACCAGAACCGGAAAGCGTACTCACACACATCGACGAGTAGCTGGACAGGAGGATGCAAAAGAGGAGCAGCTGTTGCTTGTGGAGGAACCAAAGAAGCAACCGCTTGAGGAGGAATCAAAACCTCAAGAAGTAAAGGAAACGGATGAGAAGGATATTGAAGCAGGCAAAGAGCTTTCCCTTCAAGAAGACGGGCTTAAGATACGGCAGCGACGCAGGTCACTCGTGCTGTACGTTGAGCAGCCCGGGAGATCTTCAGCTGGCGACAGATCACGCAAGAGTGGTACGACATGTGGCAGGACTTCCTGGACGATCATCCGGAGGAGCTCGTCCGGATGAAGGTGCAGGTGAACCACTGCCTGTTTTACTTCGCAGTGATGGTATTGCTGTGTGGCGTCGGTGGCATCGCGTTCCGGTTGACCGAGGGTACGTTCGAGTCGCAGTACAAGTGTGGCGTGAAGCGCGTCAAGCGCGAGTTCATCGATCAGCTTTGGCTTTCCAGTCACAATCAGAGGTAAGAGAGGGGCTCTAAATATCCAAGcgatctttttgttttctgagaTTCACTAACTGCTTGTTGTACGACAAAAACACAGGGAAGAGGACTGGAAGTTATCGGCACGCAACCGGTTGCGCAAGTTTGAGGAGGAGCTCCAGATCGCGTTCGAGGCGGGAATGAAAACGTACAGCGGCAACACGGCCTGGAACTTTGTGAACGGCGTCATCTACTCGCTTACGGTGGTGTCAACGATTGGTAATGGGAAATTCCAGAAGAATAACTTCCGAATTATAATCTTCAAATAAACATCTAAGAACTTCTACTGTTTacgatgtttcatttttgaaCCAAGAATGAATATCAGAGTCACTCTATTTCTAACCATAAAATGTGTCTTCTTAACTCTCTCGCCAGGATATGGACATATTTCACCGTCTACGACGACCGGCAGGGCGCTGACGATTCTATACGCGATCATCGGCATACCGATCTTTCTGATCGTGTTGGCCGACTTTGGCAAGCTCTTCACGAGGGGCATCAAGTTCATGTGGGCCTACGTGCGACGGTTGTACTATACGGGCTCGGTTAAAAAGGTTCGCAAGACTGCACAAGTTCAGGTAAGCTTAAAGCCGTTTAAGGAAAATCCCCAATAAAATGTTTACTAATACATCTATTCTTGTCTCTTTTTAGGAGGTAATGAAGGGCCTCAATGTCGTCTACGATATGGTCAGGCGACCGAGTGCCGATAACGAACTGCAGGGAGCAACAACCACGACAACCGTGGCCGCCCAACAACCCAGCAATCCACACCGCCCCAACCCGTCCAAAGACCTCCGTCGGAAGCTCCAACGGCAGCCGCTTCCGGTACCGGCATCGAAGCCATCCCCGTGCCGGACACCCCAACTACCCCGTGCCCGAAACGTTCGAAATCGACGACGAGTTCAATCTGCCCATCTCGGTCGCGATCGTCATACTGGTCGCGTACATGCTGTTCGGGGCGCAGATCTACTGTACGTGGGAAAACTGGAGCTTCTTCGAGGCGTTCTACTTTGTGTTCATCTCGATCTCGACGATCGGGTTCGGCGATTACGTGCCCCAGCACCCGATCTACATGATGTGCAGCATACTGTATCTGATCTTCGGCCTGGCGCTCACCTCCATGTGCATCAACGTGGTGCAGCTGAAGCTGAGCGACAGCTTCCGGCAGGCCAGTGCAAAGATCGGCGCAACGATTGGGCTGCAGATGGCGGAAGCGGCCTCCCAGCATCAGCACTCACCGGTGCACACACCGATCGAGCTGGCCGCAGTACACACCTCCACCCCTACCAGTGCGGTGAACGTGAGCCTGAAGGACACACCGACCTTACCGGCCCGACCGTCCAGCTCCGTACCAAAGCCAGACAAGAAGGAGTAATGCGGGAGAGCGGGTTATCTGTTATACGAAAACAGTACGCACAAGTACAATGCACCAAGAAATGGCACGAAACGGGatgagggggggggtggagtGTGGGGAGCGGGTATGATCGACGGAAGCGCTCTTATTTATATTAGCTAGGACTatataaacaaagaaaaaaaactgcattatTAAGTCAAACGGACGCGGGACCGATGCGGGAACCTGCCGCGCAGTGAAGATTGTTATTTAATGTTAAGCTTAAGGACGAACGTTAACAAGACGGACATTGTGTGCCCGGGGTTTTTTTGGGTCTAGAGGGTTGGGGTTGAATTTGAAAAGCGAAAGccaaacaaagaagcaaaaaaaaagaataaaagataaaagatatACGCTACAAGCAAGGGGAGCTTCCAGCTTTGCTAGTTAAGCGCGTGTTTTAATTGCTCGGAATGATCGAAATAAATGCTACTctatattttgaaaattaaaataacaaaaggggtttttttaaataagaataaattatttttgaaacgaaataaaactttTACAGGGTCTatttcttctacttctacttGTATGGATATGCCAGCCTATACTGGCTTCCAAGACTTATTCAGTGCCACTGTACCACGGAACCGTCCCGTCTTTTGACGTTTGTATTAAaaaatggaccgaaattgtgGATTTTCCTTGGGTTTATCTTAACCCGCACTAACGAAACATTAATTGCCCTTTCAATAATTGTATTCCATGAGTCAACAGACATAATTTGAtacctctatcagtcgaacaCTAACCGTGATGGCCAAATAAGTGAAACAACTTAAGTTCAGGAGTGTCCGCGATAAAAAACGACCCGTAGTGTCTAAAACGGACTCCGTGTGGCAGTGTGTGGACGTAGTATTAGCCTATTTCGGCATctacaacatcttggcactattcgATAACAGTCAAAGCATCGAAATAAAGCCCAGATTCGATTGTTTGACGCTGCTGAGCGACTAAAAGCTTCAAATAATGCTGAAAATGAAAACCGAGGAAAAAGTAGCTACATCGCTGTAGCTCAATGCGATTGTTTCAGGCGAATTTCGGCGAAATTTCGATATGACGCCCAAGTCCGCGAATCCGTCCAACATCCCATAACTGCATCACATAATGCAAAAGCTCTATTCCAACAATTTTGTTGCGAAAACTGAGGGAGATTGATAAAAATCGGAGTTAGACTATAAAACATGCCTATCCGCAAGTCTTCGACCGATATGGCGAAAATTCTGGATAACTGATAACtggaaatttaaataattacctttcaaaggATGTTCATGAAAATAAATTCTAtagcttaattttttttctacagccagcCAAAAAAAGTCAATTTTACAATGCAAACCTTactaaattgaaaatattttccttcACATTTTCGCATCGAAACAGATCAAACGTGCTACTTCTAGTTCAAGCCACTCGAGAAAGTGCGAAAAAGCTCCAAGATCAAGTGAaactattgttttgttttgttgtagcTTACTAAAAAAAGGGAGGTTCAGATATGTTGCTTTTCAAGAAGTATTCACGTTTGTTCAAAAATATAACATTTTCTCCACTCTAATAATAATATCGGCATTGTAAGGATTCATAAAATGCttcattacttacttacttactaatCCGGCGCTATTTCCGCTTACCGGTCTTGGCCTGCttccgctcacggtctcgcgtcTTCGTCTGCCAATTCGTTATACCAGCTTTAATGGCAGACGCCTCCACAATTTAGGTCTACCACGCCcgctctgtccttgtggacggcctacaGGTtggtcgcgacaggttctttgagatGAACTgattttcaggctgtagaaagatcggttggcagccagcatcctagCGCGCACCTCAGCTACCATTATGTTGTAGTTCCTGACCTTTGACCATGACAGGTGATTTCAGGGATGAATTCagaagtgcgttcacctatctgtattggtaggtccgctgatgttgccaccatcagtttggtctttgtcTCGTTTATCTGTAATCCGAGGTTCtatgccgcctgctcgatctcttggtaggcttctgcttcATAGGAAAgacgcagaccaatgatgtctatatcatcagcgtatgccaggatctgggttgacttatagaagatggttcccgtagtctccaccctcgagtcgcggatgacCCTCTCTAGTGCCAGGTTGAATAGCAGACAGGCAAGCACATACACCTTCACATATAGGAGTTAGGATAGGAGTTTCCATACACcttcacctggcaagtgacgttggtaatagtcattctaacactagccttatcagtttggccgggattccaaaagagctcatagcgtcgtacagctttaccctggctatgctatcatatgcggctttgaagtcaaataagagatggtatgtgttgtgtctgtattcagccatcttctccaagatctgccgcatggtgaagatctgctcagtggttgattttccgtttcggaatcttCTTTggtagtttccgactatcccTTCGACGTCCGGggcaaggcgatcctgaagaaTCAGAGAGAATATtatataggcggtattcaacaccatagtgcccctgtagttgttgcaatccaacctgtctcccttcttgtatatggggtaaaTGAGTGCTTCATTACATAAATTATTCGGGTGAATGTGCCAACTATTTGATATTAAAAGATAATGCCTGTACTTTGCATTTCCAATCTTTCTTATTAAGTGTTAATGTAACGGATGGTAAGACAAGTGGTTTGAAAGGAATTTTCACTTCATAGTTGATAGATATCACACAACCTCATGCCAGGGAGGAATAGGTTTTTCTTTAATAATTTGTCTGAAATAAGGCATTAATGTATTATGCAATATTATATTATAGGTACTCGAGAAATTGTATCAGCTTTCTGGCTTAAAGTGAAACAT
This genomic interval from Anopheles merus strain MAF chromosome 3L, AmerM5.1, whole genome shotgun sequence contains the following:
- the LOC121600547 gene encoding LOW QUALITY PROTEIN: uncharacterized protein LOC121600547 (The sequence of the model RefSeq protein was modified relative to this genomic sequence to represent the inferred CDS: inserted 1 base in 1 codon) → MDASSSGSAVPVVARRRRRAARQLRESTPDPARDGSVGSQSNSCDDQSGSESRSRSTVESSPSSSKKSLIERAIDYGNSHRNKILARKEKKLSSAVAPRSRSVPRDEGDVPSSPEIFSLLRRAKRSLSGARKPKTDDSSDGGRISDTEVRKRRERIERFQTERSRESSEGKAANPLQANLQRFNEERRKFELEKLKFLQEKRELDRMRLRRFEKYREEMLEEQSRKLKAKLQEERAKSIEATPMPPLAPSVAHRARTPTRPADSLSPTVAKKKILIVPKARSSSRSASTSEDEGRLSSDEEKKQTVRRRFSPRKPKRTRSSKLESMVRRTHPRTDGITSPESELPSDFQPEQPEPVVRNDAPEEPKPEPESDAKEEQLLLVEEPKKQPLEEESKPQEVKETDEKDIEAGKELSLQEDGLKIRQRRRSLVLYVEQPXEIFSWRQITQEWYDMWQDFLDDHPEELVRMKVQVNHCLFYFAVMVLLCGVGGIAFRLTEGTFESQYKCGVKRVKREFIDQLWLSSHNQREEDWKLSARNRLRKFEEELQIAFEAGMKTYSGNTAWNFVNGVIYSLTVVSTIGYGHISPSTTTGRALTILYAIIGIPIFLIVLADFGKLFTRGIKFMWAYVRRLYYTGSVKKVRKTAQVQEVMKGLNVVYDMVRRPSADNELQGATTTTTVAAQQPSNPHRPNPHPRAGHPNYPVPETFEIDDEFNLPISVAIVILVAYMLFGAQIYCTWENWSFFEAFYFVFISISTIGFGDYVPQHPIYMMCSILYLIFGLALTSMCINVVQLKLSDSFRQASAKIGATIGLQMAEAASQHQHSPVHTPIELAAVHTSTPTSAVNVSLKDTPTLPARPSSSVPKPDKKE